The window CGCTGGCCGCTGCGCGCCAGCAGGTGCTGGGCCGATTGAGGAGCGACGACGACGCAGCGACCGGCCGGGCCGCACTGGCTTTGCGCACCAGCATGCGCAACCAGTTTCCTTGCACCGTGGGCAAGGTGCGGTCCGGGGGCGGGCAGGTGCGTGTGCAGCTGCTGCTGGCGGATGAGCAGGCGCTGCACGCATCCATCACCCGGGTCAGCGCACAGTTGCTGGGTTTGAAGGCCGGGCTGGGTGTGCTGGCGCTGTGCAAGGCGACAGCGGTTCAGGTGGTCCCAGACCCGTCCAGTCCCACAGGCAATGCCATGGCCGGGGTGGTACGGAGCGTGGCCCGGGGCGCTGCCCCGGAGGTGGTACTGCAGCTGCCCAGCGGCATCCAGCTGGTGGGCTTTGCTGCTGCAGGAGTCAAGGTTCGAACGGGCCAGCAGGCCACGGCGGTTTTTGACGAATCCAGCATCGTCATCGCTGCGACTTCTTGAGGGTTGACCGCCCTCCAGCGCATTGAAGAACCTGTTCAAACAGCTAGGAGGGCCAGCGGCCCCCCACTACCGGCTGCGGTCGCCGTCGCGCACGGATTCGATGGCGCCGTTGTAGATGCGAACCACCCCCAGGAAGGTGCCTGGCCCCCGGTCGTACGTCCACTCTTCCATGGGCACGCACTGATTGGCCAGCACCGCTGCGGGGCTACCGGGGCGGTAGGGTGTCACCACCCAACCCAGCTGCAACATGGAAACGCACACGCCCTGGCGGTAGATGGGGTCACCACACTTCTGGAGCAGGGTCACCGGAGAGTCTCCCTTGCCCACCAGCGAACCATTGCAGCGCAAGGACTGCGAGGCCTGGGTGGGCAGCACCGTGCACAGGGCCAGTGCGGCTGCCAGCAGTTGCAAGGTTTTTCGGCAAGTGCCTGACAGCGCGGGCTGGGTCAAAAGTGATCTCATGGCGGCGGATTCCAGAAGGCTGGGCCTCACTGTACAGCGGCCCGCCGCAGAAGGACGAACCCGCCTTTCGCTTCCCTTTCATCGCCCGTCCGTAGAAGCACAGTGGCCCGGGCCTGCCGCAGGCGGCATGATCGGGGGATGAAACTGCTGTTGGTCGAGGACGACTTTGATCTGGCCGGGGCCTTGAGCCGCAGCCTGGTGGCGCGTGGGTTCGAGGTGTTGTGCTGTGCCGATGGCAAGGAGGCCCTGGTGGCCGCGCGGCGCACCGCGTTTGACGTGATCACGCTCGACCTGTCGCTGCCGGGCCTGGATGGGCTGGAGGTGCTGCGGCGCCTGCGCGATGGTGGCAGCACCACGCCAGTGCTGGCGTTGACCGCCCGCGCGGCGGTCACAGACCGGGTGGCAGGACTGGAGGCCGGAGCCGACGACTACCTGGCCAAGCCGTTTGACCTGGACGAACTGGTGGCGCGGCTGCGAGCCCTCACGCGGCGCGTGGGGCGCGACGGGCAGTTGCGCTGCGGGGCGCTGTACCGCGAGCCGGGCAGCGGCGTGTTCTACAACGATGCCTTGCCGCTGGAGCTGTCGCAGCGGGAGTCCGAATTGCTGCGACTGCTGATGTCGCGCGTGGACCGGGTGGTCAGCAAGGAAGAGCTGCGCACCCAGGTGTTTGCCAACACGGACGAGCAGGTGCAAGCCGACGCGGTGGAAGTGGTGGTGCACCGGCTGCGCAAGAAGCTGGTGGGCACTAACGCCGAGATCGTGACCTTGCGCGGCGTGGGTTACCTGCTGTGCGACGCCGACAGCATGGCCGCCCACAAGACGGACAAAGCCGAAAAATCCGACAAAGGCGGGGTGGCCCGGTGACGCTGCGGTGGTGGCAGCAGCGGCCCTGGAGGCCGCGTGGCGGCTCGTTGCAGCGGTGGCTGCTGGTGGGCTGGCTGGTGCCGCTGTGGGCGCTGGTGGCCGTGATCTGCGCGGTGCAATGGGCCTATCAGGCGCAGCATGACGCCGCCGCGCAGGACGAGGCCCTGCGCCAGGCGCTGGCGCACTGGCCTGCAGGTTGGTCCGAAGACCCGGCCCCATCTTTGTCTGCCCAGCCAGCGCCCGGCGTCTGGTACCGCGAGAGCAATCTGGACGGCGAACGCCTGGCGGGCAGCGCTGACCTGCCGCGTGTGCCCCCTACCGAGGCAGTACGTGACCCGGGTGCCGTGCACTTCTACCTGGCGCAGGTGGGCGACCGGCTGGTGCGGGTGGCCGTGACCCTGTACCAGCCCACCGTAGTGAAGGAGCGGCAAACCGTGGCTGCGCCCGTGGTGCGCCAGGTGGCACGCCCGCTGGGCGAGCGCCTGCCCGGCGCGCGCAGCCTGCTGGGCGGTGGCTCGGGCCTGTGGTGGGTGCTTCTGCTGGCACTGGCCATGACCGCCGTGGCGGTGCTGCTGGCGCGGGCGGCATCGGTCTGGCTGCAACATGCCGATGTGTCGCTGATGCGGCCGCTGAGCAACGACGCTGCGGGCACGGCAGACCGCATCTACGAAGGCCCGTTAGAACTCGCGCCCGCCGTGCAGCATTTTGCCGAGCTGCAACACAGCCAGAGCCGCTGGATCGAGGAACAGCGGCGCTTTCTGGCCGATGCCACCCACCAGCTGCGCACCCCCATGGCCGTGCTGCGCACCCAGCTGCAGGCCGCCATGGCGGGTGACATGCTGGTGGGCGATGCGCTGCAGCAGATGCTGCATACCGTGGACCGCGCCTCGGGCCTGGCCAACCAGTTGCTCAGCCTGAGCAAGGTGGAGCAGCTCAAGCGCATGGGCGAGTTGTCCAGCGTGGACCTGAACGCGATTGCCCGCGAGGCCGTGATGGAACTGGCACCGCTGATTGCGGCCAAACGGCTCGACTTTGCGCTGGAGGGCCCTGACACGCTGTGGGCACCCGGCGACGCAGCGCTGCTGGGCGAACTGATGCGCAACCTGCTGGCCAACGCCATCCACCACACGCCCACCCATGGGCGGCTGGGTGTGCTGCTGCGCGACAGCACTGGGCGGCGCGAGGTGCTGGTGTGGGACGAGGGCCCCGGCATCGACGACGCCGTGCGGCAGCGACTGTTCCAGCCGTTTTCCGCCGGGCAGGGTGGGGTGGGGCTGGGGTTATCCATCTGCCGGCAGATTGCAGAGGCGATGGGCGCGCAGGTCACGCTGTTCAACCGCATGGATGCGGGGCAGGTCATCGGCGTGGATGCCGTCGTGGCCTGGGAAGAATGAGATGCCCGTGACAGCCCGCTCCGAGACACCAGCCGCGCATGGCATCGAGTTCCGGGATGTCAGCAAGCGGTACGGCTCATCGCCCGACGCTCCGCTGGTGGTGGACCACATCAGCTTCAGCGTGCCGCGTGGCACGCTCACCACCATCCTCGGGCCATCGGGCTGCGGCAAGACGACCACGCTGCGCCTGATTGCCGGGCTCGAATCGCCCACATCGGGCCGCATCTTCATCGACGGGCAGGATGTCACCCCCCTCGGCCCGGCGCAGCGCAATGTGAGCCTGGTGTTCCAGAACTACGCGCTGTTTCCGCACATGAACGTCATCGACAACGTGGTCTACGGCCTGCATTTGGCGGGCCTGGGCAAGCAGCAGGTGCGCGACAAGGCCCGCGCCATGCTCGACACCGTGGGCCTGCAAGGGCTGGACCAGCGCAGGCCGCACGAGCTGTCGGGCGGGCAGCAGCAGCGCGTGGCGCTGGCGCGGGCGCTGGCGCTGGAGCCCGCGGTGCTGCTGTTTGACGAACCTCTGTCCAGCCTGGACGCCCGCCTGCGCCGCGCCATGCGAGAGGAGATTCGCGCCCTGCAGCAGCGCCTGAAGCTCACCGTGGCCTATGTCACCCACGACCAGTCCGAGGCCCTCGCCGTCAGCGACCAGATCGTGGTGATGGACCGGGGCGCCATCGCCCAGCGTGGTGCCCCCAGCGCGCTGTACGAGCAACCGACCTCCGAGTTTGTGGCCGGCTTCATGGGCGAAGCCATGCTGTTTGCGGCCCAGAACCACGCGCCCAGCCCGGGCAACATCGCAGACACCGGGTATGCGCAACTGGGCCCGCTGCGCGTGCCGTCACCCGCCGCACTGCCCACCGGCCCGGTCAAGATCGCCGTGCGCCCGGAGGCCTGGGTGATTGGCCCGGCCACATCGGCAGGCCTGGCCGCGCGGGTCATCCGCTGCACCTACCTGGGCAGCGTCATGGAATACACCTTTGCCAGCGCCCTGGGCGCCATTTTTGTGGTGTCGCCCCTGGTGGAATTGCCGCTGGATGTGGGCGCCCCGGTCAGCCTAACGCTGGCAGACCACGGCGTATCCGTGGTGGCCGGATAAGGTGCGCGGCTTTTGCCCGGTATGCGCCTGCCATGCGCCACGCCGTTTTGTTAACCCCCCTTTTTGATGAGCCATGCCTCTGGACTACACCGTCGCTGTTTTTGACCTGGACAACTGCCTGATGGATGCGCGGGCGGTGGGCCCCTTGTTCGAGCCCGCTTTCGAGGCCGTGCGGCAAGCCAACCAGGGCGCGCTGAGCCCGCAGGCCCTGGACCAGGCGCTGCAGGCCTGCTGGTTCACTGCGTTCGACCTGGTGGCCCAGCGCCACCATTTCACGCCGGCCATGCGCGCGGCCGGGTGGCAACAGTTCAGCCAGATGGAAGCCAGGGCGCCGCTGCATGGCTATGCCGACATCGGCCTGCTGCCCTGCATTCCGTTGCGGCGCTACCTGGTCACCAGCGGCTTTCGGCGCCTGCAGGACAGCAAGATCGATGCGCTGGGAATCCGCCCCTGGTTCGAGCAAGTCCTCATCGACGCGATTGACGCACCGCCCACCGCTGCGGTGCATGGCAAGCGGGCATTTTTTGAACAGATCCTGGCCCGCGAAGGTTGCACGCCCCGCCAGATGCTGGTGGTGGGCGATAACCCCTTGTCCGAGCTGGCGGCCGGGCGCGCGCTGGGGGCCACCACCGTCCAGACCGTGCGGCCGGGTGTCGAACCCTGGCCCCTGGCCGACCACCGGGTAGACGGCCTGCAAGGGCTGCTGGCCCTGCTGTCGGCGGACACACGTGCGCCGCAGCAGATACGCTCCTAGCGCGTGCAGACCAGGGGATTTTAAAGAAATCGGCGCCAAGCGCCAGGGCAATATGCGCTGATAGCTATGAAAAATATAGCAATTTATCGGTGTGCGCCAGACACACCACGCCAAGTCGGAAGAGATCATGGGAGACAATCGGCGCCCACCCTTGCCGACCTGGCGCGCTTTTCTCCGTGAACTCTCCTGTCTTCACCTCGCTGATCCCCGTCATCCTGTTCATTGCCATCGGCTTTTATGTGGGGCGGCGCGGCTGGATACGTGCCGAATCCGTCAAGGACTTGGCCAACCTCGTGTTCATGGTGCTCACGCCCGCGCTGCTGTTTCGCACCATGAGCACGGTGCACCTGGAAGACCTCAACTTCGGCCCCGTGGGCATCTACTTTGTGGCGTTTGGTGTGGTCTATGCGGCCTCATTGGCGGTGCAGGGCTTCAACACGCTGGGCGCCGCGCGGGCGTTGGCCAACACCTTCAGCAACACACTGATGATCGGCGTGCCGCTGGTGGGCCTGGTGTTTGGCGAGGCAGGGCTGGTCACGCTGTTCACCCTGATCTCGGTGCACTCGCTCATCCTGCTGACTGCGGCCACGGTGGTTTTCGAGCTGGCGGCCGCGCGCGAACATGCCGGGCGCCCGGGCGGGGTGCAGCAGCCCATGTGG of the Acidovorax sp. 107 genome contains:
- a CDS encoding HAD family hydrolase, translating into MPLDYTVAVFDLDNCLMDARAVGPLFEPAFEAVRQANQGALSPQALDQALQACWFTAFDLVAQRHHFTPAMRAAGWQQFSQMEARAPLHGYADIGLLPCIPLRRYLVTSGFRRLQDSKIDALGIRPWFEQVLIDAIDAPPTAAVHGKRAFFEQILAREGCTPRQMLVVGDNPLSELAAGRALGATTVQTVRPGVEPWPLADHRVDGLQGLLALLSADTRAPQQIRS
- a CDS encoding TOBE domain-containing protein, giving the protein MSNSSLPLADVLGHEVTDKRIDILRRIGEVGSISEAARGAGVSYKAAWQALETLTNLAGVPLVEKVVGGTGGGGAALTSAGQRVLQAAHALAAARQQVLGRLRSDDDAATGRAALALRTSMRNQFPCTVGKVRSGGGQVRVQLLLADEQALHASITRVSAQLLGLKAGLGVLALCKATAVQVVPDPSSPTGNAMAGVVRSVARGAAPEVVLQLPSGIQLVGFAAAGVKVRTGQQATAVFDESSIVIAATS
- a CDS encoding DUF2845 domain-containing protein, with protein sequence MRSLLTQPALSGTCRKTLQLLAAALALCTVLPTQASQSLRCNGSLVGKGDSPVTLLQKCGDPIYRQGVCVSMLQLGWVVTPYRPGSPAAVLANQCVPMEEWTYDRGPGTFLGVVRIYNGAIESVRDGDRSR
- a CDS encoding response regulator transcription factor — protein: MKLLLVEDDFDLAGALSRSLVARGFEVLCCADGKEALVAARRTAFDVITLDLSLPGLDGLEVLRRLRDGGSTTPVLALTARAAVTDRVAGLEAGADDYLAKPFDLDELVARLRALTRRVGRDGQLRCGALYREPGSGVFYNDALPLELSQRESELLRLLMSRVDRVVSKEELRTQVFANTDEQVQADAVEVVVHRLRKKLVGTNAEIVTLRGVGYLLCDADSMAAHKTDKAEKSDKGGVAR
- a CDS encoding AEC family transporter — encoded protein: MNSPVFTSLIPVILFIAIGFYVGRRGWIRAESVKDLANLVFMVLTPALLFRTMSTVHLEDLNFGPVGIYFVAFGVVYAASLAVQGFNTLGAARALANTFSNTLMIGVPLVGLVFGEAGLVTLFTLISVHSLILLTAATVVFELAAAREHAGRPGGVQQPMWRTVLQAIRNGIVHPVPLPIIAGLLFAQTGLVVPEVVGKPLQLLGQALGPIALLLVGVTLAFTKVGHQFKAALRIALVKCVVHPLVLASMGWALGLSGMPLAVMIVAASLPVGANVFLFSQRYRVAEEEVTASVAVSTAMGLVTMPVVILAVTRWVAG
- a CDS encoding ABC transporter ATP-binding protein → MPVTARSETPAAHGIEFRDVSKRYGSSPDAPLVVDHISFSVPRGTLTTILGPSGCGKTTTLRLIAGLESPTSGRIFIDGQDVTPLGPAQRNVSLVFQNYALFPHMNVIDNVVYGLHLAGLGKQQVRDKARAMLDTVGLQGLDQRRPHELSGGQQQRVALARALALEPAVLLFDEPLSSLDARLRRAMREEIRALQQRLKLTVAYVTHDQSEALAVSDQIVVMDRGAIAQRGAPSALYEQPTSEFVAGFMGEAMLFAAQNHAPSPGNIADTGYAQLGPLRVPSPAALPTGPVKIAVRPEAWVIGPATSAGLAARVIRCTYLGSVMEYTFASALGAIFVVSPLVELPLDVGAPVSLTLADHGVSVVAG
- a CDS encoding ATP-binding protein codes for the protein MTLRWWQQRPWRPRGGSLQRWLLVGWLVPLWALVAVICAVQWAYQAQHDAAAQDEALRQALAHWPAGWSEDPAPSLSAQPAPGVWYRESNLDGERLAGSADLPRVPPTEAVRDPGAVHFYLAQVGDRLVRVAVTLYQPTVVKERQTVAAPVVRQVARPLGERLPGARSLLGGGSGLWWVLLLALAMTAVAVLLARAASVWLQHADVSLMRPLSNDAAGTADRIYEGPLELAPAVQHFAELQHSQSRWIEEQRRFLADATHQLRTPMAVLRTQLQAAMAGDMLVGDALQQMLHTVDRASGLANQLLSLSKVEQLKRMGELSSVDLNAIAREAVMELAPLIAAKRLDFALEGPDTLWAPGDAALLGELMRNLLANAIHHTPTHGRLGVLLRDSTGRREVLVWDEGPGIDDAVRQRLFQPFSAGQGGVGLGLSICRQIAEAMGAQVTLFNRMDAGQVIGVDAVVAWEE